The genome window TTCTATTGCAACAACTACAGGAGGTGGAAGGCCCCGAGGCCCTGTACTGCGCGGCCCAGATCTACCTGGCGGCGGGCCAGCCGCAGGATGCCTATCAACTGCTGGAAGAGCTTGTCCACACCGACTTTCAGCACCCAGCCTACCTGCCGGGTTACGCCCTGGCCCGGTATGGGCAGCTCGCCGACTGGGTGGGCCAGCGCGATAAGGCCCTGCGCGCCTATAAGGCCGTACTGGGGCTCTCCTGGGTTCCCCAGGAGGCCCGGGAAATTGCCCTGGCCGGCCAGAAGACCCCCTTTAGGCTCGAGCGATAAAGTTTCTACTCCCTTCGGTCGGCTTGAATCCTTCACCTCTGGCTGCGCATGGCGGTGAAGGATTCAAGCGGAAACGGTATCACTCACTGCCCCAGCCGGCGCAATAGCCGGGGAGCCCAGAACCCCAGCAGCTTCATCTGGCCGGGTTTGGGCGGGCCTTCCAGCAGGGCCACCCCACCTTTTTTGAAGGGGAAAGCCTGGCCTTCCCGGCGGGCGGTGAGAAGCCAGGCGCACAGCTTGCTAATCCAGGGCTCGTGCCCTACCAGGGCCACCGACGACCCCTGAAGGGTCTGGAGTAGTTCCATGCTAGGCTCGGCGGCCAGGTAGGGGGTGACCTCGGTCTCACCTTCCAGCAGCGGCACCAGCAGTTCGGCGGTTTGCACGGCCCGTAGCTTGGGGCTGTGGTAGAGCCGGTCGAGCCGAACCCCCAGGCGTTTTAGCCCCCGAACCACCTCGCTAAACTTCTGGATGCCTTCCTCCGAGAGTGGGCGGGCGTCGTCGGACTGGCCGGGCGCGGCCTCGAGCGCGATGGCATGGCGTATCAGGTAAAGCTCCACGGCTAACCTCGAGGCCCCCATTCTACCAGTAGCTCGCGTCCAAAGGCCTGCTGGAATAGCCTGGCTTGCTTGCGGGTCTCGGTCAGTTCTACCCAGGGTTCTTCCTGGGCCAGAAGGGTTAGGCGCACCTGCTTGCTACCGATTTCCACCTCCAGGCCCTCCACCCGGCCCACCCGGCTGCGCTCGAGGTATTCGCTGATGCGCAGGAGGGTGGCCAGCCGCAACAGGCGCTTGTGGTCGCCATCCTGCAACACCGATTTGTAGGCCCCAGGCCGGGGTTCGCCCTTGCGGTGGTAGCGTACCAGCAGGCCCAGCAAAACCTGCTCGCGATGGGTGAGGCCGGGAATGGCCGCGCTCATCACCAGGTACTCGCCGTGCTTGTGGTGGTCGTAGTAGCCCACGCTCATGCCAATATCGTGCAGCAGGGCAGCCTCGTCCAGGAGCTGCTCCTCGGCCTTACCATAGCCGTGTAGCGGCTCCAAAAGGCGGAACAGCAAGCGACAAAAATGGCGAACCCTGGCGGTATGACCGTATTCTTGGGGGTAGTGGGCAAACAGGTTGCGTATGTAAAACCCCCGCACGTCGCCCAGCAGATGGGGGGTGGGTAGAAATTCGCGGTAGAAAGCGCCCTCCCGTACCCCCTGCCCCGATATCCACAGGCCATCCAGACCGGCTTCCCGCAGCACCGTGCGGTAGACCAGCCCACCGGCCACAATCACGTCGGCGCGGTCGGACTGGAGGCCCTCGAGCTGCCGCCGCTGCTCGAGGGTGCGCTGGGCCAGCAGGGCCACCACCTCCTCGAGCGCCTCGCGGGTCAGAAAGTAGCCGTGCACCAGGTCGAGGGGGTAGTCCATGCGCCGCTGGGCTAGCTTGGCCAGGTTGCGTACCGTGCCGCCCATGGCCACCAGCGGCAGGGGGTTCTGGCGCACCTGGGCCAGCACCTCCTTCATCTCTTTGCGTACAAAACGCTCGAGGTCTTCGATCTCCCCCTTCTTGGGCGGGTTCGACCCCAGAAACATCTCGGTCAGGCGCACCGCACCCAGGGGATAAGCCCGTCCTTCACGGTAAGCCCGCCCCTCCATCAGCGAGAGCTGGGCGCTGCCCCCGCCCAGATCCATCACCCAGGCGTCCTGAAAGTTGAAGGAGTTGGCCACCGCCAGCACCCCGTAGCGGGCCTCGTCCTCGCCGGAAAGCACCTGCACCTGGAGCCCCAACCTGCGCACTTCACGCAAGAACTCCGGGCCGTTTTCCGCGTCGCGGCTGGCGCTGGTGGCAATCACCCTCAGCTCGTCGAGGTCGGTGGCCTGGGCAAAGTCGGCGTAGAGCTTGAGGGCCGACAAAGCCCGCTGAATCCCGCTCTCGCTCAGGCGGCCCTGGGTGGCCAGCCCCTCGCCCAGCCGCACAGTCTCCCGTATCTCGTCTATCAGCCGAAAATGCCTACCCGGCTCGTAGGCATATACCACCAGCCGCGCGGTTCCCGAACCCAGGTCTACGATGCCCAGCCGTTGCACCGCCCCATCGTAGAGGCTAAGCGTTATCGGCTCAAGTTCTGTCAAGGGTAGGGCCATGTATGCGGTGTAATGCGGCCAGGTCAAGAGGGCATCATTCCGCGCTGATGAAGTGGACGGCAACCGAGTTTGGGTTGTCTGACTCCGCGCTTCTCTTCTCTCCCATCGAACGATAAACTCAGGCCAGGGTGAAAAAATCTAAGATCAAAAAGCAAGCATTGCAATTTCCTGACACGGCCCGCCCAGACTTGGAGGCGATGCCCCAAAAGCCTAAAGCCCCTCGCTATGTGGCAACCCAGATAAGCCAGGAAGCGAGCTGGCTTTCCTTCAACCGGCGGGTTTTGGAGCAGACCCGGCGGCCCGATTTTCCGCTGCTGGAGCGGCTGCGTTTTCTGGGGATATGGGCCTCGAACCTCGACGAGTTTTTCTCCGCCCGGATTTCACGGGCTTTTGCCGAGGAGCGGGGAACTTCGGGCTATCGGGAATTGATGAAGGAGGCCCTGGATCAGGCTGAAGAGGCCGGTCGGCTGTACCTCGAGTTCCTCAAGGATCTGGCTGGGCTTGGTATCCACATCCTCGAGCCCTCCCAGCTCACCAAGGCCGAAAAGCAGTATTTCGGGGCCTACCTGGCCGAGGAAGTGGCCCCGCTCACCGATGTGATCCGGCCCGAGGCCATCCCTGAGCTGGCCAGCCAGGCCCTGTACTTTGCGTCGGGTGAAGGGTTGCTCCAGCACCTGATCCGGCTGCCCGAGAGCGTGCCCCGGCTGCTGGAAGTACCCGGACGCGAGGGGGGCTTCGTGCGCCTGGGTGCGCTGGTGCGTATGCGCAGCGACCTGTTTCTGCCCGTCAACCAGAAGCTGCCGCTTTATGAGTTTCGCCTGATCCGCTTGGCCCAGCTGGCCCGCTCCCGCGCCGACTGGGACGAACTACCCGAGGCCCTCGAGGCCCGCCTGGACGGGCAGGTGAGCCACCTCGAGCTCGAGGAAGACTTCCCCCCCTTATGGGCCGAGACCCTCCGGGTGGCCCTGGGACTCGAGCCCTGGGAGGTCTTCCGCATCGCCCCGCCCCTCGACCTGAGCTTTGTGAGCACCATCGTTGCGCGAGGCCCGGCTAGCGAGAAGTTCAAACCCATTACCATTGAAAAACCCAAAGGCTTTGCCAAAGATCCCTTTACCTACCTGAACCGCCGCGACCTGCTGCTGTACCACCCCTTCGAGGACTACGGCGCGGTAGAGGCCTTTGCGCAGATGGCCGCCCAGGACCCCAAGGTGGAGGCCGTGCGGGCCACCCTGTACCGCATTGGCGAGGAGAACGGCATCGCTCAGTCGCTCATTCAGGCGGCCCGGGCCGGGAAGGATGTGGCGGTGCTCCTGGAGGGCCGGGCCCGCTTCGACGAGCTGGCCAACCTC of Meiothermus sp. contains these proteins:
- the sixA gene encoding phosphohistidine phosphatase SixA; protein product: MELYLIRHAIALEAAPGQSDDARPLSEEGIQKFSEVVRGLKRLGVRLDRLYHSPKLRAVQTAELLVPLLEGETEVTPYLAAEPSMELLQTLQGSSVALVGHEPWISKLCAWLLTARREGQAFPFKKGGVALLEGPPKPGQMKLLGFWAPRLLRRLGQ
- a CDS encoding Ppx/GppA phosphatase family protein codes for the protein MALPLTELEPITLSLYDGAVQRLGIVDLGSGTARLVVYAYEPGRHFRLIDEIRETVRLGEGLATQGRLSESGIQRALSALKLYADFAQATDLDELRVIATSASRDAENGPEFLREVRRLGLQVQVLSGEDEARYGVLAVANSFNFQDAWVMDLGGGSAQLSLMEGRAYREGRAYPLGAVRLTEMFLGSNPPKKGEIEDLERFVRKEMKEVLAQVRQNPLPLVAMGGTVRNLAKLAQRRMDYPLDLVHGYFLTREALEEVVALLAQRTLEQRRQLEGLQSDRADVIVAGGLVYRTVLREAGLDGLWISGQGVREGAFYREFLPTPHLLGDVRGFYIRNLFAHYPQEYGHTARVRHFCRLLFRLLEPLHGYGKAEEQLLDEAALLHDIGMSVGYYDHHKHGEYLVMSAAIPGLTHREQVLLGLLVRYHRKGEPRPGAYKSVLQDGDHKRLLRLATLLRISEYLERSRVGRVEGLEVEIGSKQVRLTLLAQEEPWVELTETRKQARLFQQAFGRELLVEWGPRG
- a CDS encoding polyphosphate kinase, yielding MPQKPKAPRYVATQISQEASWLSFNRRVLEQTRRPDFPLLERLRFLGIWASNLDEFFSARISRAFAEERGTSGYRELMKEALDQAEEAGRLYLEFLKDLAGLGIHILEPSQLTKAEKQYFGAYLAEEVAPLTDVIRPEAIPELASQALYFASGEGLLQHLIRLPESVPRLLEVPGREGGFVRLGALVRMRSDLFLPVNQKLPLYEFRLIRLAQLARSRADWDELPEALEARLDGQVSHLELEEDFPPLWAETLRVALGLEPWEVFRIAPPLDLSFVSTIVARGPASEKFKPITIEKPKGFAKDPFTYLNRRDLLLYHPFEDYGAVEAFAQMAAQDPKVEAVRATLYRIGEENGIAQSLIQAARAGKDVAVLLEGRARFDELANLEWSLRFAGAGVRVLPLPSKKVHAKALYVRRAGQAYVHLGTGNYNPINGRLYTDLSLFTAQPELTADVWAFFSALEQQQAPVLSTLRTGSSIRDLLVESIQAEAHKKGEIILKFNHLTDPAVLQALEEALNRGARVHLIIRSTITTLWEGLEVKSLIGRFLEHARVAAFKNKGKWRVWAGSADAMPRNLDRRYELFFPILDARAKRKVLEILQAQVLDDRNSFILTPSGQERRWGGKRDGQRLG